CCACGCGTAATACCGATAACGAAAACGGTTACAGCTTCTATGCCGGAGTACGTTATGACCTTGATGATGCGGGTCTTAAACTCGGCCTCGAATATAACTATGGATCCGAGTACTGGATCGGCATGACTCCGGGACATGATGACATCTACCAGGGCAAGCTGTCCACACGCGGCTCTGTCTATGAAGTCTATGCCATCTATGATCTGCCTACCGGCGAAGCCTTTTCGAAATATGCCAGAACATTTGTCCGTCTGGGTTATCAGCATTATGCCTATGACTATACGGGTTCAGGTGACTGGAATTTTGCGCCGATGGATGTGGATGATCCGGGTACTGCCATGATGCTGCAGGGCATGGGGATGGATTCGGTTGAGAGTGCCGATCAGGTCTATGTAACCTTCGAAGTGTTTTTTTAACACCATTTTGAGATTTTGACCGGGGAGCATCATGCTCTCCGGTCGGTCCCGTCAAAACCTTAATTGGCATCGCAGATGGACTTAGCCACTTCAAGGACTCTTCACGATAGCATTTTTACAGTCTCAATTTCTTTTCCTTTCGGTCTGTTAAAAAACAATCTGATTACTCCTGAAACTTAGCATCTCCTGGCCCAGTCCCAACCTTGAGCTGAGGATTAGGGTAATCAGGAAAGTATAGAAAACCACAGGCACTTTTAAAGTCGGCAGCTCAACTGGATGATTGCCTCACAAATTGTTTTTCTGTTTTTTGGCAAGAAATAATCAGCCATAAGGTTCAAACCAGCTTAGCTGAATCAAGCTTTATAAGTATTGATCCCTGACCTCTTTTTTGAACTTCTCAATCTGGCTTTCCAGTCCGATGACTCGCTCCACCGGCAGTACAAAGGCTATGCCGGTGCCCGGCTTATCAAATCTTCCCGCAGTACCTACCGCATCGAGGATGGTATCGACCAGATGTTCTTCTATCAAAAACATGATGATATCAGTCTGAGCCTCGAGCGAGAGACCGAAAAATGTTTTTGCTTCCCGAATCCCCGTACCGCGTGCAGGGATGATGGTGGCACCCGTTGCACCCGCTTTTTTCCCGGCGTCCACCACCGTGTCCACTATATCGGTTTTCACGCTTGCTAAAATCACTTTGAACCGCATAATCAATCCTCCATGGATCTGGTATTACTGCGCCGCCGACTACTCCAGGCAGCATACTGGGCGTACCCTATAACTGAAATTATAGGAAAAAGACTGGCAAAGGCTATCAGACCGAAACCATCCAGGGCAGGATCCCTCCCCGGAACAGCCTCAGACAGGCCCAGCCCCAAAGCAGCGACAATAGGGACGGTGACCGTGGAAGTTGTAACTCCGCCTGAATCATAGGCCAGTGCTATAATTTGTTTTGGTGCAAAAATCGTTTGTATCATCACAATGACATAGCCGACCAGTATATAGATAAACAAGGGGGAGCCATGAACAATACGAAAAGCGCCGAGAGCGATACCTACGGCCACGCCAATGGCCACGGCAAGGCGCAGTCCGAGCTTATTTATGGTGCCGGCGGATACCTCATGTGCTTTAAAGGCCACAGCCATGAGAGAAGGCTCGGCGATTGTGGTTGCAAACCCAATCAAGGCAGCGAAGCAATAAATCCAGCCATACGACTGCCACGTGGAAACAGGTGCGGCATCCTTTATCCCGGTGAGGAATTCAGGATCGCTAAGCTGTGCTGCCATGCTCTGTCCCAACGGGAAAAGTGCCATCTCCAGTCCGACCAGGAAGAGAGCAAGACCGACAATGACATAAACTACACCGACGGCCACACTAATGAACCTGGGAATGGACTGGCGCAGTACAAAGATTTGAAATCCGACAATAAGTGCCAGAATAGGCAGAACATCCCGGAGAGTCAGTAGAAGAGTAAAGAAAAAATCGAGAAGAAATGTCTTCATACCCATCACCCAAAGATTATTATACCATATCCCATCACAAAGACCATGGGCAGCAGGGAAGCGAAGGCTATCAAACCAAATCCATCCACCAGAGGATCTCGGCCTTTGATGATTGAAGCCAGCCCGACGCCAAGCGCCGCCACCAGGGGAACGGTAACGGTCGAGGTGGTGACGCCTCCGGCGTCATAGGCTATCCCTATTATTTCAGGAGGGGCAAAAACGGTCATAACCATGACCATCACGTAGCCGCCGATTATCAGGTAATGAATAGGCCAGCCCCGAATGATCCGCAACGTACCGACCAGGATAGCCACACCTACAGAGCAGGCCACGCTGATACGCAAGCCCATTGCATATGAACTAATGGCAGAGGCTGTAGCTTCAATCAGGTCACTTTTAGCTGCAATTTCACCGGATTCTCTGGCAACGGCAATAAGTGCGGGTTCTGCAATGGTCGTGGAGAACCCGAGCAGAAAGGAAAAGAGCAGGAGCCACACCAGACTTCCCTTTCTCGCCAGAGCCTGGGCCAGCGTCTCACCGATTGGAAAAAGGGCCATCTCCAGTCCCTGGACGAACATGCTCAAGCCGATAACCACCAGAATGCTGCCGACGACGACCTCGGCAAAATTCGGCAAGGGCTGCCGTATTACTACCAGCTGAAAAAAACCGATGACCAGCACAATCGGCAGCAGATCCCGGCAGGATGACAGTAATTTCCCCGCAGCGGCCTTGGAAAATATCTTTATTGCATACAATCGGTCGGTCATTTTATCCTTTCGTTACGATCTGATGGAGTCGTAAAATGTGATCGGTGTCGAGATGGACTCTGCGATGGACGCAGACTCCCAGAGCTCGATAACCCAGGCGTGATGCCTGAAACGGCAACTTTGCAGTACATGTGGTGCGGCTAATGACCGTAGCCAGATCAACAACGAGGTGGATCGAGCTTCTTACAAGCCCATCAAGATCTGCGTAGCACCAGATATCCCATAAGCCCGCAGACAACGGAGCCTGAAATGATTCCCATCTTGGCATATTCAAGATATGCGGGTGTGGTAAATGACAGTCCCGAGATAAAGAGTGACATGGTAAAGCCGATTCCGCCCAGACAGCTTGCTCCGAGAATATGCCTCCAGGTCACCCCCTGGATGAGATCGGCCTTCAGCAGCTTGGTAGCGACATAGGTAAACGAGAATATGCCGATAGGCTTACCGATGGCAAGCCCAAGAGCCACTCCCAGCGTCACCGGGTGAAACAGTGCCGAGGGAAGTTCAATTGCCTGTAACACCACCCCGGCGTTGGCAAGGGCAAACAGTGGAAGAATCAAAAAGCCAACCCATGAGGAAAGACTGTGCTCCAGCCGCTGCAGCGGTGTAGCCACGCGTTTGCAGGCATGCTCTATCTCCAGAACAGCATTGAGATGCCTCTGATTAACCATGATGGATGTACCGCAATCTCCATCTTTGCAGCGAATTTCAGGCAGTCTGTCCTGCACCATCTCAAGAAATATATCAGTATCATATTTCCCGACAGCCGGAATGAACATGGCCGCGACCACCCCGGCTATTGTGGCGTGCAGTCCGGCGTGCGCCACGGCAAACCAGAGCAACAGGCCCAGAATAAAATAAGGAAGAATCTGTAATACCCAGAAACGGTTGAGGAGATAGAGGCAGCCGGTTATACCGATGGCGATAAAGAGATAAGTCACATCTATCGACGGTGTATAAAAAAGGGCAATAACAAGAATGGCGCCTAAATCATCGGCAATCGCAAAAGCCGTAAGGAAAAGACGGAGTCCGAAAGGTATTCTTTTTCCGAGGGTACTCAGCACCGCCAGAGAAAAGGCGATGTCAGTCGCCATCGGAATCCCCCAGCCTTTGAGACTATCCCCGCCTATGTTAAAGAGAACATAGATTAGCGCCGGAAAGATCATCCCGCCTAAGGCGGCGGCTATCGGCAGGACGGCACGTTTGGGATCGGAGAGACCGCCCACCAGCATCTCCCGTTTGATCTCCAGACCGACTGTGAAGAAAAAGATGGCCATGAGGGCTTCATTGACCCAATGCCCCAAAGTGTGTTTAAGGGCAAAGCCCGGCACTCCGATAACAAGTTCCTGGTGCCAGAAACTTCCATATCCCTGCGGATCGACATTCGACCAGATGAAGGCCATCACAGCTGCCGCAAAGAGAAGGAAGCCACTCTGCGATATTTTGGTGAAAAAATACTGAAAAGCATTGGTCTGCAGTATTTTTGAAATCACCCCGGCTGGATTGATCAGCCCTTCAATTGTTCGTTCTATTTTTTTATATGGCCCCATATATCATTCTGGAATTATCTTTCTTCGGTCCTCAGATACACTATCAATTTGCGGGGACCTTATCTTTTATCACCGTAACGATTATAGCTTATCCGCTCCCACAGGAGCGTATCCCGTCCATGGCCTGTCTTTTCTTCCGCTGGGTAGCCGAAGGCCACAACTGCCTCCACTTCCATCCCCTGGCGCAGACCTAGAAGGTCGGCGACAAATGCAGAGGCGGGCAGACCGTTCTCATGCTGCCGCAAACGTATCTGCACCCAGCAGCTGCCCAGGCCCAATTCCGTTGCGGCGAGATGAAGAATGATTGAAGCAATGGAACAATCTTCTACCCAGACATCACATTTTTCGGGGTCTGCA
This Desulfopila inferna DNA region includes the following protein-coding sequences:
- a CDS encoding P-II family nitrogen regulator encodes the protein MRFKVILASVKTDIVDTVVDAGKKAGATGATIIPARGTGIREAKTFFGLSLEAQTDIIMFLIEEHLVDTILDAVGTAGRFDKPGTGIAFVLPVERVIGLESQIEKFKKEVRDQYL
- a CDS encoding DUF1538 domain-containing protein, producing the protein MKTFLLDFFFTLLLTLRDVLPILALIVGFQIFVLRQSIPRFISVAVGVVYVIVGLALFLVGLEMALFPLGQSMAAQLSDPEFLTGIKDAAPVSTWQSYGWIYCFAALIGFATTIAEPSLMAVAFKAHEVSAGTINKLGLRLAVAIGVAVGIALGAFRIVHGSPLFIYILVGYVIVMIQTIFAPKQIIALAYDSGGVTTSTVTVPIVAALGLGLSEAVPGRDPALDGFGLIAFASLFPIISVIGYAQYAAWSSRRRSNTRSMED
- a CDS encoding DUF1538 domain-containing protein, with translation MTDRLYAIKIFSKAAAGKLLSSCRDLLPIVLVIGFFQLVVIRQPLPNFAEVVVGSILVVIGLSMFVQGLEMALFPIGETLAQALARKGSLVWLLLFSFLLGFSTTIAEPALIAVARESGEIAAKSDLIEATASAISSYAMGLRISVACSVGVAILVGTLRIIRGWPIHYLIIGGYVMVMVMTVFAPPEIIGIAYDAGGVTTSTVTVPLVAALGVGLASIIKGRDPLVDGFGLIAFASLLPMVFVMGYGIIIFG
- the nhaA gene encoding Na+/H+ antiporter NhaA gives rise to the protein MGPYKKIERTIEGLINPAGVISKILQTNAFQYFFTKISQSGFLLFAAAVMAFIWSNVDPQGYGSFWHQELVIGVPGFALKHTLGHWVNEALMAIFFFTVGLEIKREMLVGGLSDPKRAVLPIAAALGGMIFPALIYVLFNIGGDSLKGWGIPMATDIAFSLAVLSTLGKRIPFGLRLFLTAFAIADDLGAILVIALFYTPSIDVTYLFIAIGITGCLYLLNRFWVLQILPYFILGLLLWFAVAHAGLHATIAGVVAAMFIPAVGKYDTDIFLEMVQDRLPEIRCKDGDCGTSIMVNQRHLNAVLEIEHACKRVATPLQRLEHSLSSWVGFLILPLFALANAGVVLQAIELPSALFHPVTLGVALGLAIGKPIGIFSFTYVATKLLKADLIQGVTWRHILGASCLGGIGFTMSLFISGLSFTTPAYLEYAKMGIISGSVVCGLMGYLVLRRS
- a CDS encoding nitroreductase family protein, which codes for MLLELLQGRRSVRQFQAKAVEQEKVDYLVEAVLRSPSSRSLNPWEFVVVDDEKTLQALARAKTHGAAFVKNAPLAIVVCADPEKCDVWVEDCSIASIILHLAATELGLGSCWVQIRLRQHENGLPASAFVADLLGLRQGMEVEAVVAFGYPAEEKTGHGRDTLLWERISYNRYGDKR